In a genomic window of Streptococcus mitis NCTC 12261:
- a CDS encoding class I SAM-dependent rRNA methyltransferase, producing the protein MNRIRVNKRVEKKLSKGLVLLEASDLENINLKDQEVEVQSQEGTFLGTAYLSQQNKGLGWFVSTDKVTFNQAFFEALFRQAKEKRSAYYQDDLTTAFRLFNQEGDGFGGLTVDLYGDYAVFSWYNSYVYQIRQTISEAFRQVFPEVLGAYEKIRFKGLDYESAHVYGQEAPDFFTVLENGVLYQVFMNDGLMTGIFLDQHEVRGSLVDGLAMGKSLLNMFSYTAAFSVAAAMGGASQTTSVDLAKRSRELSQVHFQANGISTDDHRFIVMDVFEYFKYAKRKGLTYDVIVLDPPSFARNKKQTFSVAKDYHKLISQSLEILNPGGIIIASTNAANVSRQKFTEQIDKGFAGRSYQILNKYGLPADFAYNKKDESSNYLKVISMKVSK; encoded by the coding sequence ATGAATAGAATAAGAGTCAACAAAAGGGTTGAAAAAAAGCTTTCAAAGGGACTAGTTTTACTAGAAGCCAGCGATCTTGAGAATATCAATCTCAAGGATCAGGAAGTAGAAGTGCAGAGTCAGGAAGGAACCTTTCTTGGGACTGCCTACCTTTCTCAGCAAAACAAAGGCTTGGGCTGGTTTGTCAGCACAGACAAGGTGACCTTCAATCAAGCTTTCTTTGAAGCACTGTTTAGACAAGCTAAAGAAAAGAGAAGTGCCTACTATCAAGATGATTTGACTACTGCCTTTCGTCTCTTCAACCAAGAGGGAGATGGCTTTGGAGGTCTGACAGTGGACCTTTATGGCGACTATGCTGTCTTTTCTTGGTATAACTCTTATGTTTATCAGATTCGTCAGACCATCTCAGAAGCTTTTAGACAGGTTTTTCCTGAGGTGTTAGGAGCATATGAGAAGATCCGTTTTAAGGGTTTGGACTATGAATCTGCCCATGTTTATGGTCAAGAAGCACCTGACTTTTTCACTGTTTTGGAAAATGGTGTTCTGTATCAAGTCTTTATGAACGATGGCTTGATGACAGGGATTTTCCTAGACCAGCATGAAGTTCGCGGTAGTTTAGTGGATGGATTGGCTATGGGTAAATCCTTGCTCAATATGTTTTCCTACACAGCAGCCTTTTCAGTGGCTGCGGCCATGGGAGGAGCAAGCCAGACTACTTCGGTTGACCTAGCTAAACGTTCACGAGAATTGTCTCAAGTGCATTTTCAGGCTAATGGAATCAGCACAGACGACCATCGTTTTATAGTTATGGATGTTTTTGAGTATTTCAAGTATGCCAAGCGAAAAGGCTTGACCTATGATGTGATTGTCCTAGATCCGCCTAGCTTTGCTCGGAACAAAAAACAAACATTTTCTGTGGCTAAGGATTATCATAAGTTGATATCCCAAAGTCTTGAGATTTTAAATCCGGGCGGTATTATTATTGCCAGCACCAATGCTGCCAATGTATCCCGCCAGAAATTTACAGAACAAATTGATAAAGGCTTTGCAGGAAGAAGTTACCAGATTTTAAATAAATACGGTCTTCCAGCAGATTTTGCCTATAATAAAAAAGATGAAAGTAGTAATTACCTCAAGGTGATTAGTATGAAGGTTAGTAAATGA
- the aroD gene encoding type I 3-dehydroquinate dehydratase — MKLIVSVMPRSLEEVQALDVTRYLDADIIEWRADYLPKEAILQVAPAIFEKFAGRELVFTLRTRSEGGEIDLSPEEYIHLIKEVAQLYQPDYIDFEYYSYKDVFEEMLDFPNLVLSYHNFQETPENMMEILSELTSLNPKLVKVAVMAHTEQDVLDLMNYTRGFKILNPEQEYVTISMGKVGKVSRITADVTGSSWSFASLDEASAPGQISLANMKKIREILDEA; from the coding sequence ATGAAATTAATTGTTTCAGTAATGCCAAGAAGTTTAGAGGAGGTCCAGGCTCTGGATGTCACGAGGTACCTAGATGCCGACATCATTGAATGGCGTGCCGACTATCTGCCTAAGGAAGCGATTTTGCAGGTGGCTCCAGCTATTTTTGAAAAATTCGCTGGCCGTGAGTTAGTTTTCACGTTGCGAACTCGCTCTGAAGGGGGAGAAATCGACCTTTCTCCAGAAGAATATATCCATCTAATCAAGGAAGTGGCACAACTCTATCAACCAGACTATATTGATTTTGAGTACTATAGCTACAAGGATGTTTTTGAGGAAATGCTGGACTTCCCAAATCTCGTTTTGAGTTACCATAATTTCCAAGAAACACCTGAAAATATGATGGAAATCTTGTCAGAGTTGACGAGCTTAAATCCAAAACTTGTTAAGGTTGCGGTGATGGCTCACACGGAGCAGGATGTGCTAGACTTGATGAACTATACACGAGGCTTTAAAATCCTCAATCCTGAGCAGGAATATGTGACCATTTCTATGGGCAAGGTGGGCAAGGTCTCTCGTATCACTGCGGATGTGACGGGTTCTAGCTGGTCTTTTGCTAGTCTAGATGAGGCAAGTGCCCCAGGTCAGATTTCCTTAGCTAACATGAAAAAAATTCGGGAGATTTTGGATGAAGCTTGA
- a CDS encoding shikimate dehydrogenase, with protein sequence MKLDGYTRLAAVVANPIKHSISPFIHNSAFEATDTNGAYVAWEIEAGDLAETVANIRRYQMFGINLSMPYKEQVISYLDELSDEARLIGAVNTVVNENGNLIGYNTDGKGFFKSLPSFTISGKKMTLLGAGGAAKSILAQAILDGVSQISVFVRSVSMKKTRPYLNKLQEQTGFKVDLYALEDVSELQARIAESDLLVNATSVGMDGQSSPVPENIVLSETLLVADIIYKPFETPFLKWARSQGNPAVNGLGMLLYQAAEAFQLWTGKEMPTEEIWQSLTEKYQ encoded by the coding sequence ATGAAGCTTGATGGCTATACACGTTTAGCTGCCGTTGTTGCTAATCCTATTAAGCATTCTATTTCCCCCTTTATTCACAATAGTGCCTTTGAGGCGACAGATACCAATGGTGCTTACGTGGCTTGGGAGATTGAAGCGGGTGACTTGGCAGAAACAGTGGCCAATATTCGTCGCTACCAGATGTTTGGAATTAACCTTTCTATGCCCTATAAGGAGCAAGTGATTTCTTATTTGGATGAGCTGAGCGATGAAGCGCGCTTGATTGGTGCGGTTAATACGGTTGTCAATGAGAATGGCAATTTAATTGGATATAATACAGATGGCAAGGGATTTTTTAAGAGCTTGCCTTCTTTTACAATTTCAGGTAAGAAGATGACCCTGCTGGGTGCAGGTGGTGCGGCTAAATCAATCTTGGCACAGGCTATTTTGGATGGTGTCAGTCAGATTTCTGTCTTTGTTCGTTCAGTTTCTATGAAAAAAACAAGACCTTACCTGAACAAGTTACAGGAGCAGACAGGCTTTAAAGTGGACTTGTATGCTTTAGAAGATGTTTCTGAACTGCAAGCAAGGATTGCTGAGTCGGATTTACTTGTCAATGCGACCAGTGTGGGCATGGATGGTCAATCATCTCCAGTTCCTGAAAACATTGTCCTATCAGAAACTCTCTTAGTAGCAGATATCATTTACAAACCCTTTGAAACACCATTTTTGAAATGGGCCAGAAGTCAGGGCAATCCAGCAGTCAATGGTCTGGGAATGTTGCTCTATCAAGCTGCAGAAGCTTTTCAACTGTGGACAGGAAAGGAAATGCCAACGGAAGAGATTTGGCAGTCTTTAACAGAAAAATACCAATAA
- the aroB gene encoding 3-dehydroquinate synthase — translation MKIRIDIPHHPYDIQIEKGCLAQAGQWLRELWQPQKVVIVTDNHVASLYAEKVKLSLEDAGFQVAVFDFLEGEERKNLTTVQKVYEFLVKQGLTRSDGIVALGGGVVGDLAGFVASTYMRGIHFVQIPTSLTAQVDSSIGGKTGVNTPFAKNMVGTFAQPDGVLIDPLVLETLGKRELIEGMGEVIKYGLIEDPELWKILTELDGSVESILEHAEILIEHSCQVKRKMVVEDELDNGVRLYLNFGHTIGHAIEATAGYGKVMHGEAVAMGMVQISKVAEEKGLMPEGITQSIIEMCQKFGLPVDYENWDVDKLYQALTHDKKARGNTLKLVLVPELGSATIHPVSLEEMKDYLVK, via the coding sequence ATGAAAATCAGAATCGATATTCCTCACCATCCTTATGATATTCAGATTGAAAAAGGCTGTCTGGCTCAGGCTGGTCAATGGTTGCGAGAGCTCTGGCAACCTCAAAAAGTAGTCATTGTAACAGACAACCATGTAGCTTCTCTTTATGCAGAGAAGGTCAAGCTCAGCCTAGAAGATGCTGGTTTTCAGGTAGCAGTTTTTGACTTTTTAGAAGGGGAAGAAAGAAAGAATTTAACTACTGTTCAGAAAGTCTATGAATTCCTAGTTAAGCAGGGGTTGACTCGTAGCGATGGAATCGTGGCTCTTGGTGGCGGTGTCGTTGGGGACCTGGCTGGTTTTGTAGCCTCTACCTATATGCGGGGCATTCATTTTGTTCAGATTCCGACCAGCTTGACAGCTCAGGTGGATTCTTCTATCGGCGGAAAGACAGGTGTCAACACTCCATTTGCTAAAAATATGGTGGGGACATTTGCCCAGCCAGATGGGGTTCTGATTGATCCACTTGTCCTTGAAACGCTTGGAAAAAGAGAGTTGATTGAAGGGATGGGTGAAGTTATCAAATATGGCTTGATTGAGGATCCAGAACTGTGGAAAATTTTGACGGAGCTGGATGGTTCTGTTGAGAGCATTCTGGAGCATGCAGAGATCTTGATTGAACATTCTTGTCAGGTCAAGCGCAAGATGGTGGTTGAGGATGAGCTGGACAATGGTGTACGCCTTTACCTCAACTTTGGCCATACTATTGGTCATGCCATTGAAGCAACGGCTGGTTATGGGAAAGTCATGCATGGAGAAGCTGTGGCTATGGGTATGGTACAGATTTCCAAGGTTGCTGAGGAAAAAGGTCTCATGCCAGAAGGAATAACCCAGTCTATTATAGAGATGTGTCAGAAATTTGGCTTGCCTGTTGATTATGAAAACTGGGATGTTGACAAGCTTTATCAGGCTTTGACTCATGATAAGAAAGCACGTGGCAATACCTTGAAATTGGTCTTGGTACCAGAGCTTGGTTCAGCGACTATTCACCCAGTTTCTCTGGAAGAGATGAAAGACTACTTGGTAAAATAA
- the aroC gene encoding chorismate synthase: MRYLTAGESHGPRLTAIIEGIPAGLPLTAEDINEDLKRRQGGYGRGGRMKIESDQVIFTSGVRHGRTTGAPITMDVVNKDHQKWLDIMSAEDIEDRLKSKRKITHPRPGHADLVGGIKYRFDDLRNSLERSSARETTMRVAVGAVAKRILAELDMEMANHVVVFGGKEIDVPENLTVAEIKERAAQSEVSIVNQEREQEIKDYIDQIKRDGDTIGGVVETVVGGVPVGLGSYVQWDRKLDARLAQAVVSINAFKGVEFGLGFEAGYRKGSQVMDEILWSKEDGYTRRTNNLGGFEGGMTNGQPIVVRGVMKPIPTLYKPLMSVDIETHEPYKATVERSDPTALPAAGVVMEAVVATVLAQEILEKFSSDNLEELKEAVSKHREYAKNY; the protein is encoded by the coding sequence ATGAGATATTTAACTGCAGGAGAATCACACGGCCCCCGTCTGACAGCTATCATTGAGGGAATTCCAGCTGGACTTCCTTTGACAGCTGAGGATATCAATGAGGATTTGAAACGTCGTCAGGGTGGATACGGCCGCGGTGGTCGTATGAAGATTGAGAGCGACCAAGTTATCTTTACTTCGGGTGTTCGCCATGGGAGGACTACTGGGGCTCCCATTACCATGGATGTCGTCAATAAGGACCATCAAAAATGGCTGGATATCATGTCTGCGGAGGACATTGAAGACCGCCTTAAAAGCAAACGGAAAATCACCCATCCACGTCCAGGTCATGCCGACTTGGTTGGGGGCATCAAGTACCGTTTTGATGATTTGCGTAATTCCTTGGAGCGCTCATCTGCTCGTGAAACCACCATGCGGGTGGCAGTTGGGGCAGTAGCCAAACGCATCTTGGCTGAGCTGGATATGGAAATGGCTAACCATGTCGTGGTCTTTGGTGGCAAGGAAATCGATGTTCCTGAGAATCTGACAGTTGCTGAGATTAAGGAAAGAGCTGCCCAGTCTGAAGTTTCTATTGTCAACCAAGAAAGGGAACAGGAAATCAAGGATTATATTGACCAAATCAAACGTGACGGTGATACCATCGGTGGGGTTGTGGAGACAGTCGTTGGAGGTGTTCCAGTTGGTCTTGGTTCCTATGTCCAATGGGACAGAAAATTAGATGCCAGACTTGCCCAAGCAGTTGTCTCTATCAATGCCTTTAAAGGGGTGGAATTTGGCCTTGGATTTGAAGCTGGTTACCGCAAAGGTAGCCAAGTTATGGATGAAATTCTCTGGTCTAAAGAAGACGGCTATACTCGTCGTACCAACAATCTAGGGGGCTTTGAAGGTGGTATGACCAATGGGCAACCCATCGTTGTTCGTGGCGTGATGAAACCCATTCCTACTCTCTACAAACCACTCATGAGTGTGGATATCGAAACCCATGAACCCTACAAGGCAACTGTGGAGAGAAGTGATCCGACTGCTCTTCCAGCTGCAGGAGTGGTCATGGAAGCTGTTGTGGCAACGGTTCTGGCACAAGAAATCCTTGAAAAATTCTCATCAGACAATCTAGAGGAATTAAAAGAAGCGGTATCCAAACATCGAGAGTATGCAAAGAACTATTAA
- a CDS encoding prephenate dehydrogenase — protein MAKTVYIAGLGLIGASMALGIKRDHPDYEIVGYNRSQASRDVALKEGMIDRATDDFASFAPLADIIILSLPIKQTIAFIKELANLDLKEGVIISDAGSTKSAIVDAAEQYLACKPVRFVGAHPMAGSHKTGAASADVNLFENAYYIFTPSSLTGQDTLEEMRDLLSGLHARFIEIDAKEHDRVTSQISHFPHIIASSLMEQTAVYAQEHEMARRFAAGGFRDMTRIAESEPGMWTSILLSNRETILERIEDFKERLDEVGQAISKGDEEQIWNFFNQAREQRQAMEIHKRGGVDSSYDLYVDVPDEEDVILRILELLRGTSLVNIHINEENREDIHGILQISFKNAQDLERAEHLITENTDYTVVIK, from the coding sequence ATGGCAAAAACAGTCTATATCGCAGGCCTTGGTCTGATTGGTGCCTCTATGGCACTCGGGATCAAACGCGATCATCCAGATTATGAAATTGTAGGTTATAATCGCAGTCAAGCTTCGAGAGATGTCGCCTTGAAAGAGGGCATGATTGACCGTGCAACAGATGATTTTGCCAGTTTTGCTCCTCTTGCGGATATTATTATTCTCAGCTTGCCAATCAAACAAACTATTGCTTTCATTAAGGAATTGGCTAACTTGGACTTGAAAGAAGGCGTGATTATATCAGATGCTGGTTCGACCAAGTCAGCCATTGTGGATGCGGCGGAGCAATATTTGGCTTGCAAACCTGTTCGCTTTGTCGGGGCCCATCCCATGGCTGGTAGTCATAAGACGGGGGCTGCTTCTGCGGATGTCAATCTTTTTGAAAATGCCTATTATATCTTTACACCTTCGAGTCTGACAGGTCAGGACACGCTTGAGGAAATGAGGGACTTGCTTTCAGGTCTTCATGCCCGTTTTATCGAGATTGATGCCAAGGAGCATGATCGGGTAACTTCTCAGATCAGCCATTTCCCTCATATTATAGCCTCTAGTCTCATGGAGCAGACGGCAGTCTATGCTCAAGAACATGAGATGGCAAGGCGTTTTGCGGCCGGTGGTTTTCGAGATATGACTCGGATTGCGGAAAGCGAACCAGGTATGTGGACCTCTATTCTCTTGTCTAATCGTGAGACTATCCTAGAGCGGATTGAGGATTTTAAGGAACGTTTGGATGAGGTTGGACAAGCCATTAGCAAGGGAGATGAAGAGCAGATTTGGAACTTTTTCAACCAAGCGCGTGAGCAACGTCAGGCTATGGAAATCCATAAGCGTGGCGGTGTGGATAGCTCTTATGACCTTTATGTAGATGTTCCTGATGAAGAAGATGTCATCTTGAGGATTTTGGAACTACTACGTGGAACTTCCTTGGTCAATATTCACATCAATGAGGAAAACCGTGAAGATATTCACGGGATTCTACAAATTTCATTTAAAAATGCTCAAGACTTGGAACGAGCTGAGCATCTCATAACAGAAAATACCGACTACACAGTCGTCATTAAATAA
- a CDS encoding YlbF/YmcA family competence regulator, with protein sequence MSNIYDSANELSRGLRELPEYKAVKAAKDAIAADAEASKIFTEYVAFQEEIQRLAQTGQMPDASFQAKMEGFGKQIQGNSLLSEFFTKQQQLAIYLSDIEKIVFEPVSELLK encoded by the coding sequence ATGTCAAATATTTACGATAGTGCAAATGAACTCAGTCGCGGTCTACGCGAATTACCAGAATACAAGGCTGTCAAAGCAGCTAAAGATGCGATTGCAGCAGATGCTGAGGCAAGCAAAATTTTTACAGAATATGTTGCTTTCCAAGAGGAAATTCAAAGACTAGCACAGACAGGTCAAATGCCAGACGCTTCCTTTCAAGCGAAAATGGAAGGCTTTGGCAAGCAGATTCAAGGGAATAGCCTCTTGTCAGAATTCTTTACCAAGCAACAACAATTGGCAATTTACCTTTCTGACATTGAAAAAATTGTTTTCGAACCAGTTTCAGAATTGCTAAAATAA
- the aroA gene encoding 3-phosphoshikimate 1-carboxyvinyltransferase, translated as MKLKTNISHLHGSIRVPGDKSISHRSIIFGSLAEGETKVYDILRGEDVLSTMQVFRDLGVEIEDKDEVITIQGVGMDGLKAPQNALDMGNSGTSIRLISGVLAGADFEVEMFGDDSLSKRPMDRVTIPLKKMGVSISGQTERDLPPLHLKGTKNLRPIHYELPIASAQVKSALMFAALQAQGESVIIEKECTRNHTEDMLQQFGGHLSVDGKKITVQGPQKLTGQKVVVPGDISSAAFWLVAGLIVPNSRVVLKNVGINETRTGIIDVIRAMGGKLEVTEIDPVAKSATLTVESSDLKGTEIGGALIPRLIDELPIIALLATQAQGVTVIKDAEELKVKETDRIQVVADALNSMGADITPTADGMIIKGKSALNSARVNTFGDHRIGMMTAIAALLVAEGEVELDRAEAINTSYPSFFDDLENLIHG; from the coding sequence ATGAAACTAAAAACAAACATTAGCCACTTACATGGCAGTATCCGAGTTCCAGGTGACAAGTCTATCAGTCACCGTTCTATTATCTTTGGAAGTTTGGCTGAGGGTGAGACCAAGGTTTATGATATTCTGCGAGGTGAAGACGTTCTTTCGACCATGCAAGTCTTTCGTGACCTTGGTGTTGAGATTGAGGATAAAGATGAGGTTATTACCATTCAAGGTGTAGGTATGGATGGTTTAAAAGCTCCGCAAAATGCCCTTGATATGGGAAATTCTGGAACCTCGATTCGCCTGATTTCAGGTGTTCTTGCTGGTGCAGACTTTGAAGTAGAAATGTTTGGAGATGATAGTCTTTCCAAACGTCCTATGGACCGCGTGACTATTCCACTGAAAAAAATGGGTGTCAGTATTTCAGGGCAAACTGAGCGAGACCTGCCTCCCCTTCATTTAAAAGGGACGAAAAACCTAAGACCTATTCATTATGAATTGCCAATTGCCTCTGCTCAAGTGAAGTCAGCCTTGATGTTTGCGGCCTTGCAAGCTCAGGGGGAGTCAGTGATTATCGAAAAAGAATGCACCCGTAATCATACTGAAGATATGTTGCAACAATTTGGTGGTCATTTAAGTGTGGACGGTAAGAAAATCACAGTCCAAGGGCCACAAAAATTGACAGGACAGAAGGTGGTCGTACCAGGAGATATTTCCAGTGCAGCCTTTTGGTTGGTCGCAGGTTTGATTGTTCCAAACTCTCGTGTGGTGCTTAAAAATGTGGGCATCAACGAAACGCGTACAGGTATCATTGATGTCATTCGCGCCATGGGTGGAAAATTAGAAGTTACTGAAATTGACCCAGTCGCTAAATCTGCAACCCTGACTGTTGAGTCTTCTGACTTGAAAGGAACAGAGATTGGTGGCGCTTTGATTCCACGCTTGATTGATGAATTGCCCATTATCGCTCTACTTGCGACCCAAGCTCAAGGTGTAACAGTTATTAAGGATGCTGAGGAACTCAAGGTCAAGGAAACAGACCGCATTCAGGTTGTGGCAGACGCCTTAAATAGTATGGGAGCAGATATTACTCCTACGGCAGATGGAATGATTATCAAAGGAAAATCAGCCCTTAACAGTGCTAGAGTCAATACTTTTGGAGACCATCGTATCGGCATGATGACGGCTATCGCGGCCCTCTTGGTTGCTGAAGGAGAAGTGGAGCTTGATCGTGCAGAAGCCATCAATACCAGCTATCCTAGCTTCTTTGATGATTTGGAGAACTTGATTCATGGCTAA
- a CDS encoding shikimate kinase, translating to MAKVLLGFMGAGKSTIARGLDPAYLDMDALIEKRLGMSIAEFFSEKGEESFRQVESEILAELLQRDKVVSTGGGVVISQRNRDLLKTNSDNIYLKTDFETLYHRIAADKDNQRPLFLNNSKEELAAIFQERQAWYEEVASRILDVTKLSPEEIIEELR from the coding sequence ATGGCTAAGGTGTTATTAGGCTTTATGGGAGCTGGCAAATCGACTATTGCAAGAGGCTTGGATCCAGCTTATCTCGATATGGATGCTCTGATAGAGAAGCGCTTAGGCATGTCTATTGCGGAATTTTTCTCGGAAAAGGGAGAAGAATCTTTTCGTCAGGTAGAGTCAGAAATCCTAGCTGAGTTACTACAAAGAGACAAAGTTGTGTCAACTGGCGGAGGAGTGGTTATTTCTCAGCGAAATCGTGACTTACTAAAGACAAATTCTGATAATATCTACCTGAAAACTGATTTTGAAACCCTCTACCACCGTATCGCAGCTGATAAGGACAATCAGCGTCCGCTTTTTCTAAATAATAGCAAGGAAGAACTTGCAGCTATTTTCCAAGAAAGACAGGCTTGGTATGAGGAAGTGGCTAGTCGGATTTTGGATGTGACCAAGCTAAGCCCAGAGGAAATTATAGAGGAACTGAGATGA